The sequence TCGGTGAAGGCGTGGCTGGCCACGGTGGTCGTCGTGCTGGCCATCGTCCAGCTGCTTTCGGCGCTTTCGCTGTACGGCAAGCTCGGGACGACACCGGCGTGGATGGGCGCCGTGCACCGCTGGTCCGGCCGGGTGGCCTTCCTCGTGTCGATCCCGGTGGCGCTGCACTGCCTCTACGCGCTCGGGTTCCAGTCGTTCGACACGCGCGTCCTGCTGCACTCCCTGCTGGGCTGCTTCTTCTACGGCGCGTTCGTCGCGAAGATGTTGTTGCTGCGCAGGGACGGCGCGCCCGGCTGGGCGCTGCCGCTGCTCGGCGGCCTGGTCTTCACCGGGCTGGTCGGGCTGTGGCTGAGCGCGTCGCTGTGGTTCTTCACCCAGTCCGGCTTGACCTTCTAGGCGGAGGACGAAAAGTGCGCGACGACGACACGGACCCGGTGCTGGCGCGCCGGACGGCGCTGACGGTCCTGGGTGCGGGCCTGGTGGCCGGCTGCAGCACCTACGGCGGCACCGCGGCCCCGGCGCCGTCCGCCCCACCGGCCCCGGCGGCCGGCGGCACCGAACTCGGGGCGGCCGCCGACATCCCGGTCGGCGGGGGCAAGGTGTTCGCGGACAAGCAGGTGGTGGTGACCCAGCCGGTGGCGGGGACCTTCGCGGCCTTCTCCGCCGTCTGCACCCACCAGGGCTGCACCGTGGACGCGGTCGCGGACGGCACGATCAACTGCCCGTGCCACGGCAGCAAGTTCAAGGTCGCCGACGGCTCGGTCGCGAACGGCCCGGCGGCCCAGCCACTGCCGAAGAAGGCGGTCACGGTCACCGGCGGCAAGATCACTCTCGCTTAGGTGTAGGCCTTGGCGACAGTCCGGCCGTCGACCGTCCACATCGGACTCGACGTGTCCACGTCGCCGTGCAGTGTGGTACGGCCGTCGGTGCAGGCGTACCCGTCGCCCGCGACGGCGAGGCACTGGAGGCCGTCCGCCAGCGTGAGCAGGAACGGATCGGCCGGCCCGCCGGGTTGCGGTGGCGAGGGCAGGCCGCCGGTGTAGGTCAGCAGCACAGCCCCGGCCGTCGACGTCAGGCAGACGACCCGCGGCTCCGGCCCGGCGAAGCACGGGTCGTAGGTGGTGCCGCCGCTCGTGCACCGGTAGGCGTCGTGGCGGCCGGACACCGCGGACACCGCCCCGCACCGGCCGGTGGCGTGAGCCGTTGCGGCCCCGGTCTTCGGCCGGTACTCGATGGTCTGCGTGAACCGCTGCGCGCGGCTGGTGGTGATGGGGACGTCGAAGGCGGGCCCTGTCCCGCCCGTCACGGCCCCGATTCCGGCGGCGAGGAACCAGCGCACGGTGTCACCGCCGTCCGGGTGACACAGCTTGAGCGCCGCCCAGACGTCGGCGGCCACCTCGGTGACGGGCCGGTCCGCGGTATAGCGGGCGGCCGCGACGGCGGCGGCGCAGGTCAGCACGTCCGGTGCTGGGCTGGGCCCGTCCGCTGAGCCGAACAGCGTGGCGACGCGGTGGGCCGCGGCGGCGAGCGCCGCACCGAGGGCGGCGCCGGGGTCCGGCTGGCCGTGGAGTGTTGCGGGCAGCCGGGTGAACGGGACTTCGTAGGTCACCGAGGTCCCGGGCCACAGCAGGTCTCGCTGCTGCGGCGGCCCGGTCCGCGCGGCCGATTCCGGCCAGCCCGGCGGCACGGCGATCCGGTACGGCACGCGGGCGTGCGAGGTCAGGGTGATGCCCGCGCGTCCGGCATCGGCAGTCACGCAAACCCACACCGGAGCTTGTAGCTGCCCAGGCTCGGCGGCTGCGCTGCCGGGGCCGGTCGCGTGGCTGGGGTCGGTGCTCGCGCCGCCGGAGCTGGTCGTGTGCCTGGTGTCGGTGGTCGCGTTGCCGGTGGCCGCGGCGTGCTCCGGCTCGGCGGCTGCGCTGCCGGAGCTGGCGACCTCCCCCGGATCGACCGTCACCCCACCGGAACTCGCCGCCCTCCCGGCGCAATCCGGCCGCCCCGCCGGAACCGGCTCCACATCGCGGCCGAGGGCGGCGAGGTCGAGCAGCCCGCCCCAGAACCGCCCCGGCCGCGGCAGGTCCGCGACGATGCTCCGCGTAGCGGTGTCGTAAGCGGCAGGCAGCAACCGGGTCCCGTCCGCGGTCACGACGACCGCCGCGAACCCCGGCGGCGGCGCAGGCGCCGCAATCCGCAGCCGCGGCACGCCGCCGGTGAACCCGATGTCCGCGCCGCCGCCGGTCCGGCGTGTCATAGGCGTCGCCACAGCCGGTTCCGGCGCCGGGTGCACGACCGCGGGCACGCCGGTGACCTCGACCCCCGCGACCGTCCCACCCGGACGCGCCGGAAACCCTTGCTGCACCAGGGTTCCCGCTCCGCCCAGCAGCATCGCGACCACGGCCGCGGTGAGGGCGAGCCGGGCCGGGCGGTCGTTCGTGGCCATTCGCGCCTCCCGGGGGTCCCCTGTTCTTCGCGAGTCACCGGACCCGCCGTGGTCGTTAGCCGCCGTGGCCCAACCGTGACCGCCGGGTGGCGAAAGCGGTCGCCGCGGGCGGCGGGCTCTGGCACCATCGGGCGGGTGAGCCCGGTCGAGATCGCCTGCGACGAGTCGGGCTCGGAGGGCGAAAACCTGCTCGGCGGCGAAACCGACGTCTTCGCCCACGCCGGGGTGCGGCTGACTCCGGAAGCCGCGGCCGCCTGCGTGCGCGAGATCCGGGTGCGCATCGGCTCCCTGGCCGAGGAGTACAAGGCCAACCACCTGCTGCGCGCCAAGCACCGCCCGGTCCTCGAGTGGCTGCTCGACCCCGGCGGCCCGCTCGCGGGCCGCGGCCACGTGCACCTGACCGACAAGACGCTCTTCGCCGTGCGCGCCGCGGTCGAGCTGCTGGCCGGACCGGACGCGGGAGAACTCGCCCGCACCCTTTACCGCGCGGGTCCCGCGGCGTTCGGCGCCGCTCGCTGGGAGTACTTCCTGACGGCGTTCACCAGCGTGCTGCGGCTGAACCCCCGGCGCGGCCTGACGACGTCGCCGGAGCGGTTCTTCGCGCTGGTCGACGACCTCGCCGCGACCCCGGGCGAAGCCGGCGAAATCGTCGCCCGCTTCCGCGGCGGCCGCGACCGCGTGGCCGCCTACCGCGCCCGGCTGGCGAGCGAGCCGGGCCTGGTGCCGGTGCTGGACCCGCTGGTGCCCGCGGTGATCCACACGGTCCGCCACTGGAGCGCGGACGGCACGCCGGTCGCCCTGGTCCACGACGAGCAGCTCGCGCTCACCCCCGAGCGCGTGCTGCAGCTCAAGGCCACCCTCGGCCACCGCCTGGCGGGCGTCCGGTTCGTCGACTCCCGCGCCGACGCCCGGGTCCAGATCGCCGACTTCCTCGCCGGCGTCGCCCGCCGCATCGCCTCCGACGAGCTGAACGGCCGCGGCGACGCCCGCCTGACCGGGCTGCTGAAGTCCTTTGTGGACTCAGAATCCGTCTGGGACGGGCTCGGCAGCCGAGCGATCAGCGGAGATTGCTGACTATAGTCAGGGAATGGACCGGGAGCTGATCGACGGCGTCC is a genomic window of Amycolatopsis lexingtonensis containing:
- a CDS encoding DUF3800 domain-containing protein — its product is MSPVEIACDESGSEGENLLGGETDVFAHAGVRLTPEAAAACVREIRVRIGSLAEEYKANHLLRAKHRPVLEWLLDPGGPLAGRGHVHLTDKTLFAVRAAVELLAGPDAGELARTLYRAGPAAFGAARWEYFLTAFTSVLRLNPRRGLTTSPERFFALVDDLAATPGEAGEIVARFRGGRDRVAAYRARLASEPGLVPVLDPLVPAVIHTVRHWSADGTPVALVHDEQLALTPERVLQLKATLGHRLAGVRFVDSRADARVQIADFLAGVARRIASDELNGRGDARLTGLLKSFVDSESVWDGLGSRAISGDC
- a CDS encoding DUF6529 family protein, whose protein sequence is MTTAGHRTAVALLVPLLAGAVVSVVLGVYGSLHTPTGVAVNVAGFSSPQSVKAWLATVVVVLAIVQLLSALSLYGKLGTTPAWMGAVHRWSGRVAFLVSIPVALHCLYALGFQSFDTRVLLHSLLGCFFYGAFVAKMLLLRRDGAPGWALPLLGGLVFTGLVGLWLSASLWFFTQSGLTF
- a CDS encoding Rieske (2Fe-2S) protein, encoding MRDDDTDPVLARRTALTVLGAGLVAGCSTYGGTAAPAPSAPPAPAAGGTELGAAADIPVGGGKVFADKQVVVTQPVAGTFAAFSAVCTHQGCTVDAVADGTINCPCHGSKFKVADGSVANGPAAQPLPKKAVTVTGGKITLA